A portion of the Hyalangium minutum genome contains these proteins:
- a CDS encoding TonB-dependent receptor family protein — MHARMWVVAALVFVAATRAAAQSTEAEQAAPVEPPAGEPAAPASPVPSPAVAEQPAPPSEAAQPAPADAPTAPASPKFESVVVGTSEAKTSGSVHILKADTLQRFEKDDPHAILQSVPGVYARGEDGYGLRPNIGLRGVNPDRSKKVTLLEDGVLFGPAPYSAPAAYYFPLMTRMQSVRILKGPAAIQHGPQTVGGSLEFITRDIPAEEDFGVDLGGGQDLYGKFHGFYGASTERSGFLLEGVHLRTNGFKELDGGGSTGFRRNEWMMKARHQLDVEGDSRQSLQLKLGYSDEVSNESYLGLSDADFEANPQRRYEVSKMDRMENHRTQVVLSHQFESGALAVTTQAYRIDYHRIWRKVNRFRNMDIASVLADPTSARNAIYYSVLTGQLDSSTSGETIMIGPNNRAFVSQGLQSVARWTTATGPLNHNLEAGARFHYDSIRRIHTEDGYRVVGGEFVPEGGPTDTTANNKDSTRAVALHLTDAMTWGRFVVTPGVRLEVIRSQSADYLNEKRQEGALEVLLPGLGVYGSLTRALGLFAGAYQGFSPPAPGQAGTVLPEKSVNFEGGARWTRSGERFEVVGFFNDYSNLTDVCTFSNGCLNENLDRQVDAGEANIWGMEVFAEKTFRPGGGVTFPTSLAYTLTRTKLLEDFRSDDPQYGVVRAGDEMPYVPRHQLYASAGVESVLGGVFLSAAYVGSMREAAGQGEIPEGEKTGAQLTFDLNASWNFAKQAELYLSARNLLNEQVIVSRRPFGARPNAPRTVLVGLKYSM, encoded by the coding sequence ATGCATGCACGGATGTGGGTGGTCGCTGCGCTCGTCTTCGTCGCGGCGACACGGGCGGCGGCTCAATCAACGGAGGCTGAGCAAGCGGCTCCTGTGGAGCCTCCAGCGGGTGAGCCTGCAGCACCTGCCTCGCCTGTCCCCTCCCCTGCCGTAGCGGAGCAGCCGGCCCCCCCGTCTGAAGCCGCGCAGCCAGCGCCCGCGGATGCGCCCACCGCGCCCGCCTCTCCGAAGTTCGAGAGCGTCGTCGTGGGCACCTCTGAGGCGAAGACGAGCGGCTCGGTCCACATCCTCAAGGCGGACACGCTGCAGCGCTTCGAGAAGGACGATCCGCACGCGATCCTCCAGTCCGTGCCCGGCGTCTACGCGCGCGGCGAGGATGGGTATGGCCTGCGGCCCAACATCGGCCTGCGCGGAGTGAACCCCGATCGCAGCAAGAAGGTGACGCTGCTGGAGGACGGCGTCCTCTTTGGCCCAGCGCCCTACTCCGCGCCAGCGGCCTACTACTTCCCGCTGATGACGCGCATGCAGAGCGTGCGCATCCTCAAGGGCCCCGCGGCCATCCAGCACGGCCCGCAGACGGTGGGCGGCTCGTTGGAGTTCATCACCCGGGACATCCCCGCCGAGGAGGATTTCGGGGTGGACCTGGGCGGCGGGCAGGATCTCTACGGCAAGTTCCACGGCTTCTACGGCGCGAGCACCGAGCGCAGCGGCTTCCTGCTGGAGGGCGTGCACCTGCGCACCAACGGCTTCAAGGAGCTGGACGGCGGCGGCTCCACCGGGTTCCGCCGCAACGAGTGGATGATGAAGGCCCGGCACCAGCTCGACGTGGAAGGGGACTCGCGCCAGAGCCTCCAGCTCAAGCTGGGCTACTCGGATGAGGTGTCCAACGAGTCCTACCTGGGCCTGAGCGACGCAGACTTCGAGGCCAACCCGCAGCGCCGCTACGAAGTGAGCAAGATGGACCGGATGGAGAACCACCGCACCCAGGTGGTGCTCTCCCACCAGTTCGAGTCCGGCGCGCTGGCGGTGACGACGCAGGCCTACCGCATCGACTACCACCGCATCTGGCGGAAGGTGAACCGCTTCCGGAACATGGATATCGCCAGCGTGCTCGCGGATCCCACGAGCGCGCGCAACGCCATCTACTACAGCGTGCTCACGGGGCAGTTGGACAGCTCTACCTCCGGAGAGACGATCATGATCGGCCCCAACAACCGGGCCTTCGTCTCGCAGGGACTTCAGAGCGTGGCGCGGTGGACCACGGCCACGGGCCCGCTGAACCACAACCTGGAAGCCGGGGCGCGCTTCCACTACGACAGCATCCGCCGCATCCACACAGAGGACGGCTACCGCGTGGTGGGCGGAGAGTTCGTCCCCGAGGGTGGCCCCACGGACACCACCGCGAACAACAAGGACTCGACGCGCGCGGTGGCGCTCCACCTCACGGATGCGATGACGTGGGGGCGGTTCGTGGTGACGCCGGGCGTGCGGCTCGAGGTGATTCGCTCGCAGTCGGCGGACTACCTGAACGAGAAGCGCCAGGAGGGGGCGCTCGAGGTGCTGCTGCCGGGCCTGGGTGTCTACGGCTCGCTCACGCGAGCGCTGGGCCTGTTCGCGGGTGCGTATCAGGGCTTCTCGCCTCCCGCGCCGGGCCAGGCAGGCACGGTGCTCCCGGAGAAGAGCGTGAACTTCGAGGGCGGCGCTCGGTGGACGCGCAGCGGCGAGCGCTTCGAGGTGGTGGGCTTCTTCAACGACTACTCGAACCTCACGGACGTGTGCACCTTCTCCAACGGATGTCTGAACGAGAACCTGGATCGCCAGGTGGACGCGGGCGAGGCCAACATCTGGGGCATGGAGGTCTTCGCGGAGAAGACGTTCCGGCCGGGCGGCGGCGTGACGTTCCCCACGTCGCTCGCCTACACGCTCACCCGGACGAAGCTGCTCGAGGACTTCCGCTCGGACGATCCGCAGTACGGCGTGGTGCGCGCTGGGGACGAGATGCCCTATGTGCCTCGGCACCAGCTGTACGCCTCGGCGGGCGTGGAGTCAGTGCTCGGGGGCGTCTTCTTGAGCGCGGCGTACGTGGGCTCCATGCGCGAGGCAGCGGGCCAGGGAGAGATCCCCGAGGGTGAGAAAACGGGCGCCCAGCTGACGTTCGATCTGAACGCGAGCTGGAACTTCGCCAAGCAGGCCGAGCTCTACCTGAGCGCTCGCAACCTGCTGAACGAGCAAGTCATCGTCTCCCGCCGTCCGTTCGGCGCCCGGCCCAACGCGCCGCGCACAGTGCTGGTCGGACTGAAGTACTCGATGTAG
- a CDS encoding Y-family DNA polymerase, with the protein MRLGYLHFSRFPAQRKVIEVPVLAGKPFVLEEEVRSARRVAFASTSALKAGVRPGMTLTAATALEPSLQHFPYKEEDEVRALTSLGEALMCVAPGFQLSAPEGLWFDASAAHLFGGEEGLCLRALEVCSIHGYRGRAVVASELFTARTLARNGTRPVLVVPEGGSAQMLALLPLAALEGPEREAFVALGLRTLGEVAALPAGAVAARGGMSRLRAHTLCGGGDDTPFVPAVLEEVLEERMTLDWPAESFEPLQFALKTLLDRLCARLAGRRRAAVRLKFVLKLDPTGQVELPLTLARPTARAKLLLDLARHQLSDLRVENPIAGISVRVEEHNEDRGQQLALGDTPEGDAALEVVLSRLVTTLGEESLFSASLEAVHRPEQAYAAQAFHPPATTRGMAGELLPEAEVEVPLEDALKERPSRLLEQPATLDAEVTESGELRAAWLLGKRRRVMAMAGPERLGGEWWAKDPYSRDYYRVHFEGMGPAWVFRDAKDGRFYLQGLFD; encoded by the coding sequence ATGCGGCTGGGATATCTGCACTTCTCGCGCTTCCCGGCGCAGCGGAAGGTCATCGAGGTGCCCGTGCTGGCGGGAAAGCCCTTCGTCCTGGAGGAGGAGGTTCGGAGTGCCCGGCGCGTGGCCTTTGCTTCCACGAGCGCCCTGAAGGCCGGTGTCCGTCCGGGGATGACGCTGACGGCAGCGACGGCCCTGGAGCCCTCGCTGCAGCACTTTCCTTATAAGGAGGAGGACGAGGTCCGTGCCCTGACATCCCTGGGCGAGGCGCTGATGTGCGTCGCGCCGGGGTTTCAGCTCTCCGCGCCGGAGGGGCTGTGGTTCGACGCGAGCGCGGCGCACCTCTTCGGAGGCGAGGAGGGGCTGTGCCTGCGGGCGCTGGAGGTCTGCTCGATCCATGGGTACCGGGGCCGGGCGGTGGTGGCCTCGGAGCTGTTCACGGCGCGGACTTTGGCTCGGAATGGCACGCGGCCCGTACTGGTGGTGCCGGAGGGTGGGAGTGCCCAGATGTTGGCACTGCTGCCGCTCGCGGCGCTGGAGGGGCCAGAGCGCGAGGCCTTCGTGGCGCTTGGGTTGAGAACCCTGGGCGAGGTGGCGGCGCTGCCTGCGGGAGCGGTGGCGGCGCGCGGGGGCATGTCACGGCTGCGCGCTCACACGCTGTGCGGGGGAGGGGATGACACACCCTTCGTTCCGGCGGTGCTGGAGGAGGTGCTCGAGGAGCGGATGACGCTGGACTGGCCTGCCGAGTCCTTCGAGCCCCTGCAGTTCGCGCTGAAGACGTTGCTGGATCGGCTCTGCGCGCGGCTGGCGGGGCGCCGGCGGGCGGCGGTGCGGTTGAAGTTCGTGCTGAAGCTGGATCCGACGGGGCAGGTGGAGCTGCCGCTGACGCTGGCCCGGCCCACGGCGCGGGCGAAGCTGTTGCTGGATCTGGCGCGGCACCAGCTCTCCGATCTGCGGGTGGAGAACCCAATAGCGGGGATCTCGGTGCGGGTGGAGGAGCACAACGAGGACCGAGGGCAGCAGCTGGCGCTGGGTGATACGCCCGAGGGCGATGCTGCGTTGGAGGTGGTGCTGTCGCGGCTGGTCACGACGCTGGGAGAGGAGTCGCTCTTCTCCGCCTCGCTGGAGGCCGTCCACCGCCCGGAGCAGGCCTATGCGGCGCAGGCCTTCCATCCCCCGGCCACCACGCGAGGCATGGCGGGAGAACTGCTGCCGGAGGCCGAGGTGGAAGTGCCGCTGGAGGACGCGCTGAAGGAGCGGCCCTCGCGGCTGCTGGAGCAGCCGGCCACGCTGGACGCCGAGGTGACGGAGTCTGGGGAACTGCGCGCGGCGTGGCTGTTGGGCAAGCGGCGCCGGGTGATGGCGATGGCTGGACCGGAGCGCCTGGGCGGCGAGTGGTGGGCGAAGGACCCCTACAGCCGCGACTACTACCGGGTCCACTTCGAGGGCATGGGCCCGGCGTGGGTGTTCCGGGATGCGAAGGACGGCCGCTTCTACCTCCAGGGCCTCTTCGACTGA
- a CDS encoding ImuA family protein, whose product MSATAEQRSGAVVEQLRERIRQLQAAPRSYLATLRTGVEEVDALLPSGGFPLGQAVELCGEAASGRTSLALRAVAAAHKEQRLCAWVDGPKELYPPAAAAMGVDLSRLLIIRPKEPSQLAWTAVQLARSGAFACVVLDLNHGLASSASGGKSAGLRLSLAEGKKLADAAFRGGSLLLLLSSPSAPADGVTRMRTESLGPEGVSVEVVRSRQGGLGTRAVLPWNALYPALGPEGEESVLLAGDMPAEKELVPDFYRERSWEKRNGCGILGQRPGRDASMPSMGAVLKAGSASR is encoded by the coding sequence ATGAGCGCGACGGCGGAACAGCGATCGGGAGCAGTGGTGGAGCAGCTGCGGGAGCGGATCCGCCAGCTGCAGGCCGCGCCTCGGAGCTATCTGGCCACGCTGCGCACCGGGGTGGAGGAGGTGGACGCGCTGCTGCCCTCGGGCGGCTTCCCGCTGGGGCAGGCGGTGGAGCTGTGCGGTGAGGCGGCCTCGGGGCGCACCAGCCTGGCGCTGCGCGCGGTGGCCGCCGCGCACAAGGAGCAGCGGCTGTGCGCCTGGGTGGATGGGCCCAAGGAGCTCTATCCGCCCGCGGCCGCGGCCATGGGGGTGGACCTGTCCCGGTTGCTGATCATCCGCCCCAAGGAGCCCTCCCAGCTGGCGTGGACGGCGGTGCAGCTGGCCCGGAGCGGCGCGTTCGCGTGCGTGGTGCTGGATTTGAACCACGGCCTCGCGTCGAGCGCATCGGGCGGCAAGTCCGCTGGCCTGCGGCTGTCCCTGGCGGAGGGCAAGAAGCTCGCGGATGCGGCCTTCCGGGGTGGGAGCCTGTTGCTGCTGCTGTCCTCTCCGAGCGCTCCGGCGGACGGTGTGACGCGCATGAGGACCGAGTCCCTGGGGCCCGAGGGTGTCTCCGTGGAGGTGGTGCGCAGCCGCCAGGGCGGGCTGGGGACGCGGGCCGTGCTGCCGTGGAACGCGCTCTATCCGGCGCTGGGTCCCGAGGGTGAGGAGTCCGTGCTGCTCGCGGGGGACATGCCGGCGGAGAAGGAGCTGGTCCCGGACTTCTATCGCGAGCGTTCCTGGGAGAAGCGCAACGGGTGCGGAATCCTGGGCCAGCGTCCTGGGCGGGATGCTTCCATGCCTTCCATGGGGGCGGTGCTGAAGGCGGGCTCGGCCTCGCGCTGA
- a CDS encoding vWA domain-containing protein, with protein MRARRPARPPLMAAALAWAVACSSPVDQAGSTVPGKCQADAPSIATQKTDVLFVIDNSGSMSEEQLAIATELPAFVSELRQGGGVAQDFRVGVITTSVYRRSFIDNRDLYREYPEEAGHLRPVPTAAKEPSAERYIEGSDPELLPKFGRLVQQGTLGSGQETPFEAVRLAVASSLATTPLAQGGNGGFLRDGARLLVVVVTDEEDCSSTLRPPPVALTEDTSKDLCSEQAALLTSVDDYFQIFQGLKDGKGAAREVLWATIGPVALSDKRAGTVQESTPTGIVVRNVECPTSYGPGFRHRAMSERFDSQLRNLDSICKPSYRDTLVAIAELAAISQSIEVMNLPDPRLARVDVTRADGSVQTCSVAAGNLRYDPSGEDRPARIFFLGDCTRLPDDQAVEVKLFCAQ; from the coding sequence ATGAGGGCCCGAAGGCCTGCTCGTCCCCCACTGATGGCCGCCGCCCTGGCATGGGCCGTGGCCTGTAGCTCGCCGGTAGACCAGGCGGGATCCACCGTCCCCGGCAAGTGCCAGGCGGACGCCCCCAGCATTGCCACCCAGAAGACGGACGTGCTCTTCGTCATCGACAACTCCGGGTCGATGTCCGAGGAGCAGCTCGCCATTGCCACGGAGCTGCCGGCCTTCGTGTCCGAGCTCCGGCAGGGAGGCGGGGTGGCGCAAGACTTCCGGGTGGGGGTGATTACGACCTCCGTCTATCGGCGCTCCTTCATTGATAACCGCGACCTCTATCGCGAGTACCCCGAAGAGGCCGGCCACCTGAGGCCCGTTCCTACGGCGGCCAAGGAGCCTAGCGCTGAGCGCTATATCGAGGGCTCGGACCCAGAGCTGCTGCCGAAGTTCGGGCGGCTGGTCCAACAGGGGACGCTCGGCAGCGGCCAGGAGACGCCCTTCGAGGCGGTACGGCTGGCGGTGGCCTCCTCGCTGGCCACCACGCCGCTGGCGCAGGGGGGGAACGGGGGCTTCCTGAGGGACGGGGCCCGGTTGTTGGTGGTCGTCGTGACGGACGAGGAGGACTGCAGCTCCACGCTGCGCCCGCCGCCGGTGGCGCTCACGGAGGACACGTCGAAGGACTTGTGCTCGGAGCAGGCCGCGTTGCTCACGTCCGTGGACGACTACTTCCAGATCTTCCAGGGGCTGAAGGACGGCAAGGGCGCGGCGCGCGAAGTGCTGTGGGCGACAATTGGCCCGGTGGCGCTGAGCGACAAGCGGGCTGGAACGGTGCAGGAGTCGACACCGACGGGGATCGTCGTTCGCAACGTGGAGTGTCCAACGTCTTACGGTCCTGGCTTCCGCCACCGCGCCATGTCCGAGCGCTTCGACAGTCAGCTGCGGAACCTGGACTCCATCTGCAAGCCGAGCTACCGCGACACGCTGGTGGCCATCGCGGAGCTGGCGGCGATATCGCAGAGCATCGAGGTGATGAACCTGCCGGATCCGCGGCTGGCGCGCGTGGACGTGACGCGGGCGGATGGCTCGGTGCAGACGTGCAGCGTGGCGGCGGGGAACCTGCGCTACGACCCGTCCGGCGAGGACCGTCCCGCGCGCATCTTCTTCCTGGGCGACTGTACTCGCCTGCCGGATGATCAGGCCGTCGAAGTCAAGCTTTTTTGCGCGCAGTAG
- the lon gene encoding endopeptidase La → MSDEKKKGSAASAMPTAMAPPGLINKEDIPQVLPILPLRNSVFFPGGVLPLAVGRQKTIALIKDAVRDDQVIGVVTQRRAEEEDPGASDLYTMGTVARIVKLLKMGEDNYSLVVQGLARFRVMELVQEAPYLKARVDAVEDKTSAENVEVEALGINLKKLAREVIELMPELPAAATELVESITHPGHLADLIAANVDVPIEEKQAVLETVDLKARMKLVLELLNRKREILKLSNKIDSAVKGEMSKTQREYYLRQQLKAIKEELGEMGEEEEELDELQERLKKAGLPPDVEKVAQKELNRLKTIPAASSEYTVARTYLDWIADLPWAKLSEDNLDIENARQVLDKDHYGIKKVKKRILEYLAVRKLKNDMRGPILCLVGPPGVGKTSLGQSVARATGRKFVRLSLGGVRDEAEIRGHRRTYVGALPGRFIQSMKKAGTKNPVMMLDEIDKLGADFRGDPSAALLEVLDPEQNNTFSDHYLDVPFDLSKVMFIATANQLDPIPGPLRDRMEIIELSGYTFEEKQSIARIHLVPKQLKEHGLSADHIEISDEALLTLTTSYTREAGVRNLERRIADICRAVAVEVAGGKTDKQSINGERVKEILGPESFYSEVAERTEVPGVATGLAWTAAGGDLLFIEATKMAGKGGMTLTGQLGDVMKESATAALSYLRSKAEALGINPNFLEKTDLHLHFPAGSIPKDGPSAGVTILTALTSLLTGIRVRSDTAMTGEATLRGLVLPVGGIKEKVLAAHRAGIKRVILPERCRKDLVDVPDQAKKELEFIFATKMDEVLVAALETSPFKTPAGSGTGGEQPVAPVAGSTTDSPEIRAEA, encoded by the coding sequence ATGTCTGACGAGAAGAAGAAAGGCTCCGCCGCCAGCGCCATGCCGACGGCCATGGCTCCGCCGGGCCTCATCAACAAAGAGGACATTCCGCAGGTCCTCCCCATTCTCCCCTTGCGGAACTCGGTGTTCTTCCCCGGTGGCGTGCTGCCGCTGGCGGTGGGCCGCCAGAAGACCATCGCGCTCATCAAGGACGCCGTGCGCGATGACCAAGTGATTGGCGTCGTCACCCAGCGCCGCGCCGAGGAGGAGGATCCCGGTGCTTCGGACCTCTACACCATGGGGACCGTGGCGCGCATCGTGAAGCTGCTGAAGATGGGCGAGGACAACTACTCGCTCGTCGTCCAGGGCCTGGCGCGCTTCCGCGTCATGGAGCTGGTGCAGGAGGCCCCCTACCTCAAGGCCCGCGTCGACGCCGTGGAGGACAAGACCTCCGCCGAGAACGTCGAGGTGGAGGCGCTCGGCATCAACCTGAAGAAGCTCGCCCGTGAGGTGATTGAGCTGATGCCGGAGCTGCCGGCCGCGGCCACCGAGCTGGTCGAGTCGATCACCCACCCGGGCCACCTGGCGGACCTCATCGCCGCCAACGTGGACGTGCCCATCGAGGAGAAGCAGGCCGTCCTGGAGACGGTGGACCTCAAGGCGCGCATGAAGCTCGTGCTGGAGCTGCTCAACCGCAAGCGCGAGATCCTCAAGCTCTCCAACAAGATCGACTCCGCCGTGAAGGGCGAGATGTCGAAGACCCAGCGCGAGTACTACCTGCGCCAGCAGCTCAAGGCGATCAAGGAAGAGCTCGGTGAGATGGGCGAGGAGGAGGAGGAGCTCGACGAGCTGCAGGAGCGCCTGAAGAAGGCCGGCCTGCCGCCCGACGTGGAGAAGGTGGCTCAGAAGGAGCTCAACCGCCTGAAGACCATTCCGGCGGCCTCCAGCGAGTACACCGTCGCCCGCACGTACCTGGACTGGATCGCGGATCTGCCCTGGGCCAAGCTGTCCGAGGACAACCTGGACATCGAGAACGCCCGGCAGGTGCTCGACAAGGACCACTACGGCATCAAGAAGGTGAAGAAGCGCATCCTGGAGTACTTGGCGGTGCGCAAGCTGAAGAACGACATGCGCGGCCCCATCCTCTGCCTGGTCGGTCCTCCGGGCGTGGGTAAGACGTCGCTCGGCCAGAGCGTCGCCAGGGCCACCGGCCGCAAGTTCGTCCGCCTGTCGCTGGGCGGCGTGCGCGACGAGGCGGAGATCCGTGGGCACCGGCGCACCTACGTCGGCGCGCTCCCGGGCCGCTTCATCCAGAGCATGAAGAAGGCCGGCACCAAGAACCCGGTGATGATGCTGGACGAGATCGACAAGCTCGGCGCGGACTTCCGCGGCGACCCGAGCGCGGCGCTGCTCGAGGTGCTGGATCCGGAGCAGAACAACACGTTCAGCGACCACTACCTGGATGTGCCGTTCGATCTGTCCAAGGTGATGTTCATCGCCACGGCGAACCAGCTGGATCCGATCCCTGGGCCGCTCCGTGACCGCATGGAGATCATCGAGCTCAGCGGCTACACCTTCGAGGAGAAGCAGAGCATCGCGCGGATCCACCTGGTGCCCAAGCAGCTCAAGGAGCACGGGCTGAGCGCGGACCACATCGAGATCTCCGACGAGGCGCTGCTGACGCTCACGACTTCGTACACGCGTGAGGCCGGTGTGCGTAACCTCGAGCGCCGCATCGCGGACATCTGCCGCGCGGTGGCGGTGGAGGTGGCCGGCGGGAAGACGGACAAGCAGTCCATCAACGGCGAGCGGGTCAAGGAGATCCTCGGGCCCGAGTCCTTCTACTCCGAGGTGGCCGAGCGCACGGAGGTTCCGGGCGTGGCCACGGGTCTGGCGTGGACGGCGGCCGGCGGTGACTTGCTCTTCATCGAGGCGACGAAGATGGCGGGCAAGGGCGGCATGACGCTCACCGGCCAGCTCGGCGACGTGATGAAGGAGAGCGCCACGGCGGCCCTCAGCTACCTGCGCAGCAAGGCGGAGGCGCTGGGCATCAACCCGAACTTCCTCGAGAAGACGGACCTGCACCTGCACTTCCCCGCGGGCTCCATCCCGAAGGACGGCCCCTCGGCCGGCGTCACCATCCTCACGGCGCTCACGAGCCTGCTGACGGGCATCCGGGTGCGCAGCGACACGGCGATGACGGGCGAGGCCACCCTGCGTGGCCTGGTGCTACCGGTGGGCGGCATCAAGGAGAAGGTGCTCGCGGCTCACCGCGCCGGCATCAAGCGGGTCATCCTGCCCGAGCGCTGCCGGAAGGATCTGGTGGACGTGCCGGATCAGGCCAAGAAGGAGCTGGAGTTCATCTTCGCCACGAAGATGGACGAGGTGCTGGTGGCGGCGCTGGAGACCTCGCCGTTCAAGACCCCGGCGGGCTCGGGCACTGGCGGCGAGCAGCCGGTGGCTCCGGTGGCCGGCTCCACCACGGACTCCCCGGAGATCCGGGCCGAGGCGTAA
- a CDS encoding aldo/keto reductase gives MSYGSTSWRPWVLDEEAVKQVATARGNSMAEVALAWLLSKPMVTAPIVGATKLDHLEAAIRAVEVQLSPEDIAALEKPYKPHEVRGF, from the coding sequence ATGAGCTACGGCAGCACCTCGTGGCGCCCGTGGGTGCTGGACGAGGAGGCCGTGAAGCAGGTGGCCACGGCGCGAGGGAACTCGATGGCGGAGGTGGCCCTGGCGTGGCTGTTGTCCAAGCCCATGGTGACGGCGCCCATCGTCGGCGCGACGAAGCTGGACCACCTGGAGGCAGCCATCCGCGCGGTGGAGGTCCAGCTCTCGCCGGAGGACATCGCGGCGCTCGAGAAGCCCTACAAGCCGCACGAGGTCCGCGGCTTCTAA